The Erythrobacter sp. Alg231-14 genome has a segment encoding these proteins:
- a CDS encoding TonB-dependent receptor, giving the protein MGYRNGGKSLSGTKTRVIGGLLAGSAMALLPSTAWAQDSESDSTVAEGEGNQIIVSGIRSSLQSALTEQRNADSLVEVIQAEDIGKLPDQNLAEVLENVTGVQITRTAGVGTGVQIRGTNDNQVQINGVQTVSAGTGRGGISFEDINPAIIGSVEVIKAPTASIIEGSVGGTVNLRTIRPLDISDTIMSVRVQGEYSELSDSVKPRLSGSFGDVWDVGGGELGIVLSASYTEQEATSFRPRVDRDNLILGGQAVTAAGAPGPTNPFLNIQFLNQERENFEYETFNFAGSLEYAPSDNLMFFFDMIYNDQERRQDSSRIQGSGVSAVDTVNVPDTFETVNFGTIDGVDLGSIQAALTGTIQPNLARDDDDPNLRFSSDTGARVTTSELYRLGTEFETGRFTTRIEFSRSVSDSSNPNLSTTLNFINPNPLTPLDGSSNDNSVPFIYDLSGGALTFGIDFDSPFAPTVQDLLDPSNTVLDAVTNSNNRTQNKDDAFRIDTSLDLDGIVGFFTSADFGYRYNDNSTQFDQVRSTFGTGAIANSPSGSTFADLIVAGPSNFGAFDGRTLAFRNFVVVDPNRAFSDRDAVFATLQGALDATPGGQAAIAGGGRLLADLDPNAAGNLSGSFRVEEETHALYAQANFESGPVRGNVGFRYIDTSIDSFGNSVANGVVSPVTSSGSYTQFMPRVNVIADLADDLVFRASYTEDINRPDFNDLSLSVTFPTGPNNAVSLGNPALAPETVQSFDASLAWYFAPSSLVSIGFFHKDRTNLFVTQVEDAVEDANGFRDITDPCEGGGIFNPVPDRNVLSDVPGNGLCVPLQTIINDSANTTQTGIEFSVQYDLSQFEDTLGFASGFGFIANYTYQDFGGGQATNSASGRGQDIFEASSPGVPDPVTRVQGLLDFSENAYNLTLYYEKYGLSARARYTWRDAFRTLDTAAGASLNSTLGFPVVTEARGQLNASVVYDLTDNIVLGVEGVNLTKSDISQYCVNDDALLCFQGLPDRRITFGATLRF; this is encoded by the coding sequence ATGGGTTACCGAAACGGGGGCAAGAGCCTGTCCGGAACAAAAACACGCGTGATCGGCGGATTGCTCGCCGGCTCAGCGATGGCTTTGCTGCCATCAACCGCTTGGGCTCAAGACAGCGAGTCGGATTCAACGGTCGCTGAGGGCGAAGGCAATCAGATCATCGTGTCAGGCATTCGCAGCTCGCTTCAAAGCGCGCTGACAGAACAGCGCAACGCAGACAGCCTTGTCGAAGTCATCCAAGCTGAAGACATCGGTAAGCTGCCTGATCAAAACTTGGCTGAAGTTCTTGAGAACGTAACGGGCGTACAGATCACACGTACAGCCGGCGTAGGCACTGGCGTTCAGATCCGCGGTACGAACGACAACCAAGTTCAAATCAACGGCGTTCAAACCGTTTCCGCTGGCACGGGCCGCGGCGGCATCAGCTTTGAAGACATCAACCCTGCGATTATAGGGTCGGTTGAAGTTATCAAGGCACCGACAGCGTCGATCATCGAAGGTTCGGTTGGCGGTACAGTCAACCTGCGCACCATTCGCCCGCTTGATATTTCCGACACAATTATGTCGGTCCGTGTTCAAGGCGAGTACAGCGAGCTTTCCGACAGCGTGAAACCGCGCCTTTCGGGTAGCTTCGGTGACGTTTGGGATGTTGGCGGTGGCGAGCTCGGCATTGTGCTGAGCGCAAGCTACACAGAACAAGAAGCCACGTCATTCCGTCCACGCGTCGACCGCGACAACTTGATCCTCGGTGGTCAGGCCGTCACAGCTGCAGGCGCACCTGGACCAACCAATCCGTTCCTCAACATTCAGTTCCTCAACCAGGAACGTGAGAATTTTGAGTACGAAACGTTCAACTTCGCCGGTTCGTTGGAATACGCGCCAAGCGACAACCTTATGTTCTTCTTCGACATGATCTACAACGATCAAGAACGTCGTCAGGACAGCTCGCGTATTCAAGGTTCGGGCGTTAGCGCGGTCGATACCGTCAACGTTCCAGACACTTTTGAAACAGTTAATTTCGGAACTATCGATGGCGTTGACCTCGGCAGCATCCAAGCGGCTTTGACCGGCACAATCCAGCCGAACCTTGCCCGCGATGATGACGATCCAAACCTTCGTTTCTCAAGCGACACCGGCGCGCGGGTCACAACCAGCGAACTGTACCGTTTGGGCACCGAGTTCGAAACCGGTCGCTTTACGACCCGGATCGAATTTTCGCGGTCTGTTTCGGATTCGTCCAACCCGAATTTGAGCACCACGCTCAACTTCATCAACCCGAACCCGCTGACACCGCTTGACGGTTCCAGCAACGACAACAGCGTTCCGTTCATCTACGATCTTTCGGGTGGCGCACTGACATTCGGCATCGATTTCGATTCGCCGTTTGCACCGACCGTTCAAGACCTGCTCGATCCAAGCAACACGGTCCTTGATGCTGTTACCAACAGCAACAACCGCACACAGAACAAAGATGACGCTTTCCGCATCGACACATCGCTCGATCTGGACGGCATCGTTGGCTTCTTCACATCGGCGGACTTTGGGTATCGTTACAACGACAACTCAACTCAGTTCGACCAAGTGCGTTCGACCTTTGGCACCGGCGCGATTGCCAACAGCCCAAGCGGTTCGACATTTGCCGATCTGATCGTCGCGGGACCAAGCAACTTTGGTGCGTTTGATGGCCGGACCTTGGCGTTCCGCAACTTTGTTGTGGTCGATCCAAACCGTGCTTTCTCTGATCGTGACGCTGTGTTCGCTACGCTGCAAGGCGCATTGGATGCGACACCAGGTGGTCAGGCGGCAATTGCTGGCGGCGGCCGTTTGCTCGCCGATCTTGATCCAAACGCAGCTGGCAACCTTTCGGGTTCGTTCCGGGTCGAAGAGGAAACACATGCCCTCTACGCTCAGGCCAACTTTGAAAGCGGCCCAGTGCGCGGCAATGTCGGTTTCCGCTATATTGATACGTCGATCGATTCCTTTGGTAACAGCGTTGCCAACGGCGTCGTATCGCCTGTCACATCGAGCGGTAGCTACACGCAGTTCATGCCTCGTGTGAACGTGATCGCGGACCTTGCCGATGATCTTGTCTTCCGGGCAAGTTACACAGAGGACATCAACCGTCCCGACTTTAACGATCTGTCGCTGTCGGTGACATTCCCAACCGGACCGAACAACGCGGTTTCGCTTGGCAACCCAGCCTTGGCGCCAGAAACGGTCCAATCGTTCGACGCGTCGTTGGCTTGGTATTTTGCACCGTCGTCATTGGTCAGCATCGGCTTCTTCCACAAGGATCGGACGAACCTGTTCGTGACTCAGGTCGAAGACGCGGTTGAAGATGCCAATGGCTTCCGCGACATCACCGATCCATGTGAAGGTGGCGGTATCTTTAACCCGGTTCCGGATCGCAACGTTCTTTCGGACGTACCGGGCAACGGTCTTTGTGTTCCACTGCAAACGATCATCAATGACTCTGCGAATACAACGCAGACCGGCATTGAATTCTCGGTTCAGTACGATCTGTCGCAGTTCGAAGATACATTGGGCTTTGCGTCGGGCTTCGGCTTCATCGCGAACTACACCTACCAAGACTTTGGCGGTGGTCAGGCAACGAACTCGGCCTCTGGTCGTGGTCAGGATATCTTTGAGGCATCCAGCCCGGGCGTTCCTGATCCGGTCACCCGCGTTCAAGGTCTGCTCGACTTCTCTGAAAATGCGTACAACTTGACGCTGTATTATGAGAAGTACGGTCTGTCTGCTCGTGCACGTTACACTTGGCGCGATGCATTCCGCACACTCGACACCGCCGCTGGCGCGTCGCTCAATTCGACATTGGGCTTCCCAGTTGTGACCGAAGCGCGTGGACAGCTTAACGCCAGTGTCGTTTACGATCTCACGGACAACATTGTCCTGGGTGTCGAAGGTGTGAACCTCACCAAATCCGACATCAGCCAGTATTGCGTGAACGATGACGCATTGCTGTGTTTCCAAGGTTTGCCTGATCGGCGGATCACATTCGGCGCAACTTTGCGGTTCTAA
- a CDS encoding polysaccharide lyase family 7 protein gives MTKLEGETLTMFKRMPLKAKLALSGCLTMALFAPMAVQADDHETPPPGSVFDLSHWKITLPTDNNGDEKPDEISVSALQDFSHSDFFYLNEDGHMVFAAPNKAPTTANSSNTRSELRQMLRGTNTRIGTHEPGNNFAVEVRRSSDMFGAIGGRMDATLRVDHVSINAGDPTKRPSYSAVVGQIHALKYESTRSGFGYGNEPIKIYYKKFPEHETGSVFWTYERNLARDDPDRTDLAVPVFGFGWDSMEDPGANGIALGEEFSYTINVHRNTMYVTFHNERLGTVQQSRSLVRGADAKDNPYAYGGDSLYFKAGVYNQCSTRTGTSMWYSGCPGTGDWETDKADGNYAQATFSRLVVGPSTPPE, from the coding sequence ATGACCAAATTGGAGGGTGAAACATTGACTATGTTCAAACGGATGCCGTTGAAGGCGAAATTGGCGCTCAGCGGTTGCCTGACAATGGCTCTATTTGCGCCGATGGCTGTGCAGGCCGACGATCATGAGACGCCGCCCCCAGGGAGTGTGTTCGATCTGAGCCATTGGAAAATCACCCTGCCCACCGACAATAACGGCGATGAAAAGCCCGATGAAATCAGCGTCAGCGCGCTGCAGGATTTTTCCCATTCTGACTTCTTCTACCTGAACGAAGATGGTCACATGGTTTTTGCCGCTCCAAACAAGGCGCCAACAACGGCCAATTCCAGCAACACACGCAGCGAGCTGCGCCAAATGTTGCGTGGCACGAACACGCGGATTGGCACGCACGAACCCGGCAACAACTTTGCCGTCGAAGTCCGCCGCAGCTCAGATATGTTCGGCGCAATCGGAGGACGGATGGACGCGACCTTGCGCGTTGATCACGTGTCCATCAACGCCGGCGATCCAACCAAGCGCCCTTCTTATTCTGCGGTTGTGGGTCAAATCCACGCGTTGAAATATGAAAGCACTCGCAGCGGCTTTGGCTACGGCAACGAACCCATCAAGATCTATTATAAAAAGTTCCCAGAGCACGAAACCGGTTCGGTTTTCTGGACCTACGAACGCAATCTTGCGAGAGACGATCCAGATCGCACCGACTTGGCCGTGCCTGTGTTTGGATTTGGTTGGGACAGCATGGAAGACCCCGGTGCCAATGGAATCGCTCTGGGCGAGGAATTTAGCTACACAATCAATGTCCACCGCAACACGATGTACGTAACGTTTCACAACGAACGTTTGGGCACTGTCCAACAATCGCGCAGCTTGGTTCGCGGCGCTGACGCAAAAGACAACCCTTACGCCTATGGCGGGGACTCGCTGTATTTTAAGGCCGGCGTCTACAACCAATGCAGCACCCGCACTGGCACTTCCATGTGGTATTCTGGGTGCCCGGGCACAGGCGATTGGGAAACCGACAAAGCCGATGGCAACTACGCCCAGGCAACGTTCTCAAGGCTTGTCGTAGGACCTTCGACCCCGCCGGAGTAA
- a CDS encoding saccharopine dehydrogenase NADP-binding domain-containing protein, translating into MTDKPFDIIVYGATSFVGQIITQYVHDQFSDGSISWAIAGRSQSKLQQVSDEIGLNGVEMIVADASDEAALTALCDRTKVIMSTVGPYALYGDTLVKVCVESGTHYCDLTGEAQWIRKMQLRHEEAAKQSGARIVHCCGFDSIPSDLGVHFLQRNAVKAFGQTCDRVDMRVIKMKGGASGGTIASMINLVKEASADPELRRELKDPYSICPKDHGFTVRQRDVKMEYDAEFGGWIAPFVMAAINTRVVHRSNALSGNNYGDEFRYEEAMATGDGSKGKRMARLSSVGMGALMVGMAVPPIRWLLEKTVLPKPGEGPSPKEQLEGGYDMMFLGTTAKGEKIRCRVTGDRDPGYGSTAKMLSQAAVCLANDVPADTPGGFWTPATIFGDTLITKLEDHAGLTFTLLDD; encoded by the coding sequence ATGACAGACAAACCATTCGACATCATCGTTTACGGCGCCACCAGCTTTGTAGGCCAGATCATCACGCAATATGTGCATGATCAATTCAGCGACGGATCAATTTCGTGGGCGATTGCCGGACGGTCACAATCCAAACTGCAACAAGTCAGCGATGAGATCGGCTTGAACGGGGTCGAAATGATCGTCGCCGATGCATCTGACGAAGCCGCGCTAACGGCGTTGTGTGATCGGACGAAAGTGATCATGTCCACGGTCGGTCCCTACGCCCTATATGGCGACACACTTGTGAAAGTCTGTGTCGAGAGCGGGACGCATTATTGTGACCTCACCGGCGAAGCGCAATGGATCCGCAAAATGCAATTGCGTCACGAAGAGGCCGCGAAGCAAAGCGGCGCGCGGATTGTTCATTGCTGTGGTTTTGATTCCATTCCATCCGATCTTGGCGTGCATTTCCTTCAACGCAACGCTGTCAAAGCGTTTGGTCAAACCTGTGACCGGGTTGATATGCGAGTGATCAAAATGAAAGGCGGCGCCTCTGGCGGCACAATCGCCAGCATGATCAACCTTGTGAAAGAGGCATCGGCCGATCCGGAATTGCGTCGGGAGCTCAAAGACCCCTACAGCATCTGTCCCAAGGACCACGGTTTTACGGTGCGCCAACGCGACGTCAAAATGGAATACGATGCCGAATTTGGCGGGTGGATTGCTCCGTTTGTTATGGCCGCGATCAACACGCGCGTCGTGCACCGCTCAAACGCATTAAGCGGCAACAATTACGGCGATGAATTCCGTTATGAAGAGGCCATGGCCACCGGCGATGGATCGAAAGGCAAACGGATGGCGCGCCTTTCATCCGTCGGCATGGGCGCATTGATGGTCGGTATGGCGGTGCCTCCCATCCGTTGGTTGCTTGAAAAAACAGTCCTGCCCAAGCCCGGCGAAGGACCAAGCCCGAAAGAGCAGCTCGAAGGCGGTTATGACATGATGTTTCTTGGCACAACGGCCAAGGGCGAGAAAATCCGTTGCCGCGTAACCGGCGATCGTGATCCCGGCTACGGCTCCACCGCCAAAATGTTGTCGCAAGCAGCCGTGTGTTTGGCGAATGATGTTCCGGCCGATACGCCGGGCGGATTTTGGACCCCGGCGACGATCTTCGGGGATACCTTGATCACCAAACTGGAAGATCACGCCGGGCTGACGTTCACCCTGCTAGACGACTAA